The Corallococcus soli genome includes a window with the following:
- a CDS encoding alpha/beta fold hydrolase: protein MSRPPPPRRSALPPRWDAASRPGALGATPPVGPVETALLAQLAPAVVPQVHWLPGGGAVRILEGGPPADAPEPPRPTVVWLHGRGQSATHWFPYLTALARHHRVLALDLPGFGQSTPPERRVRSAEDAVRFFTDPVEEALGMLEPGPVAVVGHSLGGLVALELALRGTVKVERLALVDAMGLGPEMTRASRLFFRAGPERLARNLGPWAMARMLPPPPTPLGARLGALGYELLEVRGGRPEAAQAFNALVPLTGPVFHRMERLGEVKQPVLLVWGEREETLPITLADEAARRLPRARVLRVDCGHSPHLERPERVLPELKAFLANE from the coding sequence ATGTCCCGGCCGCCTCCGCCCCGTCGTTCTGCCCTCCCCCCCCGTTGGGACGCCGCCAGCCGCCCCGGCGCCCTGGGGGCCACGCCCCCCGTGGGCCCGGTGGAGACGGCCCTCCTGGCCCAATTGGCCCCCGCCGTGGTGCCCCAGGTCCACTGGCTGCCCGGGGGCGGCGCGGTGCGGATCCTGGAGGGGGGGCCCCCGGCGGACGCCCCGGAGCCGCCCCGTCCGACGGTGGTGTGGTTGCACGGGCGGGGCCAGTCCGCGACGCACTGGTTCCCCTACCTGACGGCCCTGGCCCGGCACCACCGGGTCCTGGCCCTGGACCTGCCCGGCTTCGGCCAGTCCACCCCGCCGGAGCGGCGCGTGCGCTCGGCGGAGGACGCGGTGCGGTTCTTCACCGACCCGGTGGAGGAGGCCCTGGGGATGCTGGAGCCGGGGCCGGTGGCGGTGGTCGGCCACTCGCTGGGCGGGCTGGTGGCGCTGGAGCTGGCGCTGCGCGGCACGGTGAAGGTGGAGCGGCTGGCGCTGGTGGACGCGATGGGGCTGGGGCCGGAGATGACGCGCGCCTCGCGCCTCTTCTTCCGCGCGGGGCCGGAGCGCCTGGCCCGGAACCTGGGCCCGTGGGCGATGGCGCGGATGCTGCCGCCCCCGCCGACGCCGCTGGGCGCACGGCTGGGCGCGCTGGGCTACGAGCTGCTGGAGGTCCGGGGAGGCCGTCCGGAGGCGGCGCAGGCCTTCAACGCGCTGGTGCCGCTGACGGGCCCGGTGTTCCACCGCATGGAGCGGCTGGGCGAGGTGAAGCAGCCGGTGCTGCTCGTCTGGGGTGAGCGCGAGGAGACCCTGCCCATCACCCTGGCGGACGAGGCCGCGCGGCGGCTGCCCCGGGCCCGCGTCCTGCGCGTGGACTGCGGACACAGCCCGCACCTGGAGCGGCCCGAGCGGGTGCTCCCG
- a CDS encoding AAA family ATPase, which translates to MNTDIRALTERVQQESSFVEVLNQETGKVIVGQRYMLERILIGLLCNGHVLLEGVPGLAKTLTVRTVADSLSATFMRVQFTPDLLPADLVGTMIYNQQTAAFTVRKGPIFANIVLADEINRAPAKVQSALLEAMAERQVTIGDQTFGLPSPFLVLATQNPIEQEGTYPLPEAQVDRFMLKVKVGYPTRDEEKVIMDRMSGGSSPKAQKVIALEHLVRARELVQSIYMDEKVKEYILNVVFATREPARYGLKDLADYIQFGASPRATISLAQAARAHAFLRHRGFVTPEDVKAIAFDVLRHRIAMTYEAEAEELTQEKIIQRVFDRVEVP; encoded by the coding sequence ATGAACACCGACATCCGCGCGCTCACTGAACGCGTGCAGCAGGAAAGCAGCTTCGTCGAAGTCCTCAACCAGGAGACCGGCAAGGTCATCGTCGGGCAGCGGTACATGCTCGAACGCATCCTCATCGGCCTGTTGTGCAACGGCCACGTCCTGTTGGAGGGCGTGCCGGGCCTCGCCAAGACGCTGACGGTGCGCACCGTGGCGGACTCGCTGAGCGCCACCTTCATGCGCGTCCAGTTCACCCCGGACCTGCTGCCGGCGGACCTGGTGGGCACGATGATCTACAACCAGCAGACGGCCGCGTTCACCGTCCGCAAGGGGCCCATCTTCGCGAACATCGTCCTGGCGGACGAAATCAACCGCGCCCCCGCCAAGGTCCAGTCCGCCCTGCTGGAGGCCATGGCCGAGCGCCAGGTCACCATCGGCGACCAGACCTTCGGGCTGCCCTCGCCCTTCCTGGTGCTGGCCACCCAGAACCCCATCGAGCAGGAGGGCACCTACCCCCTGCCCGAGGCCCAGGTGGACCGCTTCATGCTCAAGGTGAAGGTGGGCTACCCGACCCGTGATGAGGAGAAGGTCATCATGGACCGGATGTCCGGTGGCTCCTCTCCGAAGGCCCAGAAGGTCATCGCGCTGGAGCACCTGGTGCGCGCGCGCGAGCTCGTCCAGTCCATCTACATGGACGAGAAGGTGAAGGAGTACATCCTCAACGTGGTGTTCGCCACGCGCGAGCCCGCGCGCTACGGGCTCAAGGACCTGGCGGACTACATCCAGTTCGGCGCCTCGCCGCGCGCGACCATCTCCCTGGCCCAGGCGGCGCGCGCGCACGCGTTCCTGCGCCACCGCGGCTTCGTGACGCCGGAGGACGTGAAGGCCATCGCCTTCGACGTGCTCCGTCACCGCATCGCGATGACATACGAGGCGGAGGCCGAGGAGCTCACCCAGGAGAAGATCATCCAGCGCGTCTTCGACCGCGTGGAAGTCCCCTGA
- a CDS encoding DUF58 domain-containing protein, whose product MLPKDLIRRIRKLEIRTRKVVSDMLAGQYHSVFKGRGMAFSEVRQYQPGDEIRFIDWNVTARMNEAFIKVFTEERELTVMLLVDVSASNEFGSKERTKAEVAAEVAAQIAFSAIANNDRVGLILFSDRVEKVVPPRKGRTHVLRLVSDILTFKPEGRGTDLAAGLGYLRRVAKRKAVTFLVSDFLATGYEKPLRLVGRKHDLVPVVIEDPLEQAFPRHGLVEMEDPETGERFVVDTSSPSVRGRYARAMQAQRDERRKLFRKLELDHVELRAGDDHGKALAQFFRARARRMAA is encoded by the coding sequence GTGCTGCCCAAGGACCTCATCCGCCGCATCCGCAAGTTGGAGATCCGCACCCGCAAGGTGGTCTCCGACATGCTCGCCGGCCAGTACCACTCGGTGTTCAAGGGCCGCGGCATGGCCTTCTCCGAGGTGCGGCAGTACCAGCCCGGTGACGAGATCCGGTTCATCGACTGGAACGTCACCGCGCGCATGAACGAGGCGTTCATCAAGGTCTTCACCGAGGAGCGCGAGCTCACGGTGATGCTCCTGGTGGACGTGTCCGCCTCCAACGAGTTCGGCTCGAAGGAGCGCACCAAGGCGGAGGTCGCCGCGGAGGTGGCCGCGCAGATCGCCTTCAGCGCCATCGCGAACAACGACCGGGTGGGGCTCATCCTCTTCTCGGACCGGGTGGAGAAGGTCGTCCCGCCGCGCAAGGGCCGCACGCACGTGCTGCGGCTGGTGAGCGACATCCTCACCTTCAAGCCGGAGGGCAGGGGCACGGACCTGGCGGCGGGGCTCGGCTACCTGCGGCGGGTGGCGAAGCGCAAGGCGGTGACGTTCCTGGTGTCGGACTTCCTCGCCACCGGCTACGAGAAGCCGCTGCGCCTCGTGGGCCGCAAGCACGACCTGGTGCCCGTGGTCATCGAGGATCCGCTGGAGCAGGCGTTCCCGCGCCATGGGCTCGTGGAGATGGAGGACCCGGAGACGGGGGAGCGCTTCGTCGTGGACACCAGCTCCCCCAGCGTGCGCGGCCGGTACGCGCGCGCGATGCAGGCCCAGCGCGACGAGCGCCGCAAGCTGTTCCGCAAGCTGGAGCTGGACCACGTGGAGCTGCGCGCCGGGGATGACCACGGCAAGGCGCTGGCGCAGTTCTTCAGGGCGCGCGCCCGGAGGATGGCGGCATGA
- a CDS encoding vWA domain-containing protein has protein sequence MPPDLAFNNPEALWALLLAPLLLVLAFWERRRRATLRFSAAHVFARGGRGLRTYLLPLLPFLRAAAVVAAVLAIARPQSRDSRVRDLSVEGIDIVVALDLSTSMEAGDFRPQNRLNVAKEVLADFITGRVNDRLGLVVFSGAAYTQSPLTLDYGVLKEVLKQLRTRVLEDGTAIGDAIATSLNRLRDSEAKSRVVVLITDGDNNAGKISPLDAANMAASLHIPIYTILVGKGGKVPFPQGTDLFGNTVWRETEIPINPELMQDIADRTGGEYYRATDPEGLKQGLQKVLDALERSKLMEGGASATYREGFHPFLLAAFGLAALELLLRATFLRVFP, from the coding sequence ATGCCTCCGGACCTCGCGTTCAATAACCCGGAGGCGCTCTGGGCCCTGCTGCTGGCGCCGCTGCTGCTCGTGCTTGCCTTCTGGGAGCGCCGCCGCCGCGCCACGCTGCGCTTCTCCGCCGCGCACGTCTTCGCCAGGGGCGGGCGCGGCCTGCGCACGTACCTGCTGCCGCTCTTGCCCTTCCTGCGCGCGGCGGCGGTGGTGGCGGCGGTGCTCGCCATCGCCCGGCCCCAGTCGCGGGACTCGCGCGTGCGGGACCTGTCGGTGGAGGGCATCGACATCGTGGTGGCGTTGGACCTGTCCACGTCCATGGAGGCCGGTGACTTCCGTCCGCAGAACCGCCTGAACGTGGCGAAGGAGGTGCTCGCGGACTTCATCACCGGCCGCGTGAACGACCGCCTGGGCCTGGTGGTGTTCTCCGGCGCCGCGTACACGCAGTCGCCGCTGACGCTGGACTACGGCGTGCTCAAGGAGGTGCTCAAGCAACTGCGCACCCGCGTGCTGGAGGACGGCACCGCGATTGGTGACGCCATCGCGACCTCGCTCAACCGCCTGCGGGACTCCGAGGCGAAGAGCCGGGTGGTGGTGCTCATCACCGACGGCGACAACAACGCCGGTAAAATCTCTCCGCTGGACGCGGCGAACATGGCCGCGTCGCTCCACATCCCCATCTACACCATCCTCGTGGGCAAGGGCGGCAAGGTGCCCTTCCCGCAGGGCACGGACCTGTTCGGCAACACGGTCTGGCGCGAGACGGAGATCCCCATCAACCCGGAGCTGATGCAGGACATCGCGGACCGCACCGGCGGCGAGTACTACCGCGCCACGGACCCGGAGGGCCTCAAGCAGGGCCTGCAGAAGGTGCTGGACGCGCTGGAGCGCTCGAAGCTGATGGAGGGCGGCGCCAGCGCCACGTACCGGGAGGGCTTCCATCCCTTCCTGCTCGCGGCCTTCGGGCTCGCGGCGCTGGAGCTGCTGCTGCGCGCCACCTTCCTGCGGGTGTTCCCATGA
- a CDS encoding VWA domain-containing protein — protein sequence MTPGMEAWRFTLLGYQVGLAQPLFLLLFVMGLLLGALVLVKALGRRTRLSALLAERHVATLAPGVSVWRPAVQGGLYGLGLMLFGLALAQPQCGTKSELTKRRGIDVVVALDASKSMLARDVQPSRLDRARLELNTLLDELKGDRAGLVVFAGDAFVQSPLTSDYSAVKLFLRAVDPDVMPQGGTNVGAALRLAMQVLDNADRGSKERVVVLLSDGEDLTGEVREATDALKDARVQVLAVGVGSDSGEPIPVYDRRGEFVDYKKDGNGDTVITRLDRAGLTAIADATGGAFFYQPNGVAMSQVVERIDQMQKSELESRVTVRYDERFQFFAIPGLVFLVLGMMLLPSRRRPA from the coding sequence ATGACGCCGGGCATGGAGGCATGGCGCTTCACGCTGCTGGGCTACCAGGTGGGTCTGGCGCAGCCGCTGTTCCTGTTGCTGTTCGTGATGGGCCTGCTGCTGGGGGCGCTCGTGCTGGTCAAGGCGCTGGGCCGCAGGACACGGCTGTCGGCGCTCCTGGCGGAGCGGCACGTGGCCACGCTCGCGCCCGGCGTGTCCGTGTGGCGCCCGGCCGTGCAGGGAGGGCTCTACGGCCTGGGGCTGATGCTGTTCGGACTGGCGCTCGCGCAGCCCCAGTGCGGCACCAAGAGCGAGCTGACGAAGCGCCGGGGCATCGACGTGGTGGTGGCGCTGGATGCCTCCAAGTCGATGCTCGCGCGCGACGTGCAGCCCAGCCGCCTGGACCGGGCGCGCCTGGAGCTGAACACGCTCCTGGACGAGCTGAAGGGCGACCGCGCGGGCCTCGTGGTGTTCGCCGGGGACGCGTTCGTGCAGTCGCCGCTCACGTCGGACTACTCGGCGGTGAAGCTGTTCCTGCGCGCGGTGGACCCGGACGTGATGCCCCAGGGCGGCACCAACGTGGGCGCGGCGCTGAGGCTGGCCATGCAGGTGCTGGACAACGCGGACCGCGGCTCCAAGGAGCGCGTGGTGGTGCTCCTGTCGGACGGCGAGGACCTCACCGGCGAGGTGCGCGAGGCCACGGACGCGCTGAAGGACGCGCGCGTGCAGGTGCTGGCGGTGGGCGTGGGCTCCGACTCCGGCGAGCCCATCCCCGTCTATGACCGGCGCGGCGAGTTCGTGGACTACAAGAAGGACGGCAACGGTGACACGGTCATCACCCGCCTGGACCGCGCGGGCCTCACGGCCATCGCGGACGCGACGGGCGGCGCCTTCTTCTACCAACCCAACGGCGTGGCGATGAGCCAGGTGGTGGAGCGCATCGACCAGATGCAGAAGAGCGAACTGGAGAGCCGCGTGACGGTCCGCTACGACGAGCGCTTCCAGTTCTTCGCCATCCCCGGGCTGGTGTTCCTGGTGCTGGGCATGATGCTGCTGCCGTCGCGGCGGAGGCCGGCATGA
- a CDS encoding tetratricopeptide repeat protein yields MKARSMRRRATRLVASGLVGLLALPGPAWAVGPLEKDHPLVQRGREAYAAGRYEDALRDFEAAKKERPSDPIVEFNRADALAKLGRAAEAREAFKQVTESSRQPDLTQKSWYNLGNLAATAGDRKEALKSYRRALTLDPTDPLARHNYEVVLRDLPPPQNQPDGGADGGQDGGDDGGRPDAGEDGGRKEDGGAPVDGGADAGPDGGEDGGADGGSPDGGGDGGSDGGGGDAGPGDGGGADGGPADGGADAGADGGDGEGEGDPKDGGSDGGSESEEDSQRDPRDGGSPASDVDRQEAERLLDAMKQNEKNLQLWRFQQKKKPRKPNEKDW; encoded by the coding sequence ATGAAGGCGCGTTCAATGCGGCGGCGCGCGACGCGCCTGGTGGCCTCCGGGCTCGTGGGCCTGCTCGCCCTGCCGGGGCCCGCCTGGGCGGTGGGGCCGCTGGAGAAGGACCACCCGCTGGTGCAGCGCGGGCGCGAGGCCTACGCGGCGGGACGCTACGAGGACGCGCTGCGCGACTTCGAGGCCGCGAAGAAGGAGCGGCCGAGCGATCCGATCGTCGAGTTCAACCGCGCGGACGCGCTGGCGAAGCTGGGCCGCGCGGCGGAGGCGCGCGAGGCGTTCAAGCAGGTGACGGAGTCCTCGCGACAGCCCGACCTGACGCAGAAGAGCTGGTACAACCTGGGCAACCTCGCGGCCACGGCGGGGGACCGCAAGGAAGCGCTGAAGTCCTACCGGCGCGCGCTCACGCTGGACCCCACGGATCCGCTGGCCCGTCACAACTACGAGGTGGTGCTGCGCGACCTGCCGCCGCCCCAGAATCAGCCGGATGGTGGCGCGGACGGAGGCCAGGACGGCGGTGACGACGGTGGGCGTCCGGACGCGGGCGAGGACGGCGGCCGCAAGGAGGACGGAGGCGCGCCGGTGGATGGCGGTGCCGACGCGGGGCCGGATGGCGGCGAGGACGGCGGCGCGGATGGAGGCTCGCCGGATGGCGGCGGCGACGGGGGCTCGGATGGCGGCGGAGGCGATGCCGGCCCCGGGGACGGCGGCGGGGCGGACGGCGGCCCGGCGGATGGCGGCGCGGATGCTGGCGCTGACGGCGGCGACGGCGAGGGCGAAGGGGACCCGAAGGACGGCGGTTCGGACGGTGGCAGCGAGAGCGAAGAGGACTCGCAGAGGGATCCGCGCGACGGTGGCTCGCCCGCGAGCGACGTCGACCGGCAGGAGGCCGAGCGCCTGCTGGATGCGATGAAGCAGAACGAGAAAAATCTCCAGCTCTGGCGTTTCCAGCAGAAGAAGAAGCCGAGGAAGCCCAATGAGAAGGACTGGTAG
- a CDS encoding BatD family protein, with protein sequence MRRTGSGRTALLAVLALLATAPAWAADIEFYQTVDRAEVGTADTFKLTVVVVDAPSNARVRLPESEDFEVLSSSRGSQRSISLSGGGPAVIQDITRHELLMRATRPGRLTIPPSTLTVGGRTLRTEAVRMTVSEGRTGNAPQAQQGGRPGLPDPFRNFRNMPDPFANEPQEDDTPVIPRGDSDLFLRASLDRTDLYVGEQATLSLYIYSRVDLSSVDAVTMPKLEGFWTEEVESPTQLTGEQKVVDGIPYRAYLLRRRALFPVKSGTLSISAAEADITTGFLFAGHRVHRISNALKVKVRPLPTSGAPPDMSNANVGSWRMSLDVSQTRVELGQPITVKVILEGVGNVKNVTPPKLTGPAALKIYEPSTTDRLTPNRNRIQGRRVVEYLVMPQRTGTFTLPALQFPFFDPARRQYEVARTDPVTVTVEAGAGGVSSLPSTMTPSQVADAANEQKNVLTAGGLRPVRYQARFVGPSRPVWLRPYFVVGVLAPLGLLAGVAFIGALRGQLASRSQAGQGRQQAKAARKRLAEAEKLKSGADAGAFYVEVEKAMVGFLEAQLGSPVGGLTREALGAKLAAAGVPEEARTRVLFVLEACDLGRYGGGVDPGERRKVLATAAAVMEGWAG encoded by the coding sequence ATGAGAAGGACTGGTAGCGGCCGCACGGCGCTGCTCGCCGTGCTCGCCCTCCTGGCCACTGCGCCGGCGTGGGCGGCGGACATCGAGTTCTACCAGACGGTGGACCGCGCCGAGGTGGGCACCGCCGACACCTTCAAGCTCACCGTGGTGGTGGTGGACGCGCCGTCCAACGCCCGGGTGCGCCTGCCCGAATCCGAGGACTTCGAGGTCCTGTCCTCGTCGCGCGGCAGCCAGCGCTCCATCTCGCTGTCGGGAGGCGGCCCCGCCGTCATCCAGGACATCACGCGGCACGAATTGCTGATGCGCGCCACGCGCCCGGGGAGGCTGACGATTCCGCCCTCGACGCTCACCGTGGGTGGCCGCACGCTGCGCACGGAGGCCGTGCGGATGACGGTGAGCGAGGGCCGTACGGGCAATGCGCCCCAGGCCCAGCAGGGCGGCCGGCCCGGGCTGCCGGATCCGTTCCGCAACTTCCGCAACATGCCGGATCCGTTCGCCAACGAGCCGCAAGAGGACGACACGCCGGTGATTCCGCGCGGCGACTCGGACCTGTTCCTGCGCGCCAGCCTGGACCGGACCGACCTCTACGTGGGCGAGCAGGCGACGCTGTCGCTCTACATCTATTCGCGCGTGGACCTGTCCAGCGTGGACGCCGTCACCATGCCCAAGCTGGAGGGCTTCTGGACGGAGGAGGTGGAGAGCCCCACGCAGTTGACGGGCGAGCAGAAGGTGGTGGACGGCATCCCGTACCGCGCCTACCTCCTGCGCCGCCGCGCGCTGTTCCCGGTGAAGTCCGGCACGCTGTCCATCAGCGCGGCGGAGGCGGACATCACCACGGGCTTCCTCTTCGCGGGCCACCGGGTGCACCGCATCTCCAACGCGCTGAAGGTGAAGGTGCGGCCGCTGCCGACGTCCGGCGCGCCCCCGGACATGTCCAACGCGAACGTGGGCTCGTGGCGGATGTCGCTGGACGTGTCGCAGACGCGCGTGGAGCTGGGACAGCCCATCACGGTGAAGGTCATCCTGGAGGGCGTGGGCAACGTGAAGAACGTCACCCCGCCGAAGCTCACCGGGCCGGCCGCGCTGAAGATCTACGAGCCCTCCACGACGGACCGGCTCACCCCCAACCGCAACCGCATCCAGGGCCGCCGCGTGGTGGAGTACCTGGTGATGCCGCAGCGCACGGGTACCTTCACGCTGCCCGCGCTGCAGTTCCCCTTCTTCGACCCGGCGCGCCGCCAGTACGAGGTGGCGCGCACCGACCCGGTGACGGTCACCGTGGAGGCGGGCGCGGGCGGGGTGTCCTCGCTGCCGTCCACGATGACGCCCTCGCAGGTGGCGGACGCGGCCAACGAGCAGAAGAACGTGCTCACCGCGGGCGGCCTGCGCCCGGTGCGCTACCAGGCGCGCTTCGTGGGCCCGTCGCGGCCCGTGTGGCTGCGGCCCTACTTCGTGGTGGGCGTGCTCGCGCCGCTGGGCCTGCTGGCGGGCGTGGCGTTCATCGGCGCCCTGCGCGGCCAGCTGGCCTCCCGCTCCCAGGCGGGGCAGGGCCGTCAGCAGGCGAAGGCCGCCCGCAAGCGGCTGGCGGAAGCGGAGAAGCTCAAGTCGGGCGCGGACGCGGGGGCCTTCTACGTGGAGGTGGAGAAGGCGATGGTGGGCTTCCTGGAGGCGCAGCTCGGCTCGCCGGTGGGCGGGCTGACGCGCGAGGCGCTTGGCGCGAAGCTGGCGGCGGCGGGAGTCCCCGAGGAGGCGCGCACCCGGGTGCTCTTCGTGCTGGAGGCGTGTGACCTGGGCCGCTACGGCGGCGGGGTGGACCCGGGGGAGCGACGCAAGGTGCTGGCGACCGCGGCGGCGGTGATGGAAGGCTGGGCGGGATGA
- a CDS encoding tetratricopeptide repeat protein: MSDAATQGYYTAEEAEAVFQQANDAYVREDYPSAQASYEKLLSHGFGGPDVLYNLGTTHLARGDLGRAVLALEQARKQGGRSEDLEANLALARARQVDKVVGATADEAFLPRLAAATDGAAAAWVFLAAWLVGFALLLLRRVFPSARRTAVAVVAALCLTAAVPAGFLLAAHIWVHQNVHEAVVLAPTLVARELPRAEARSLFEVHAGLKVQLLEETGKYVRIRLPNGLEGWAERDGVAEI, translated from the coding sequence ATGAGCGACGCGGCGACCCAGGGCTACTACACCGCCGAGGAAGCGGAGGCCGTCTTCCAGCAGGCCAACGACGCCTACGTGCGCGAGGACTATCCGTCCGCGCAGGCCAGCTACGAGAAGCTCCTCTCCCACGGCTTCGGTGGGCCGGACGTGCTCTACAACCTGGGCACCACGCACCTGGCCCGGGGCGACCTGGGCCGCGCCGTGCTGGCGCTGGAGCAGGCCCGCAAGCAGGGCGGTCGCTCGGAGGACCTGGAGGCGAACCTGGCCCTGGCGCGCGCGCGGCAGGTGGACAAGGTGGTGGGCGCCACCGCGGACGAGGCCTTCCTGCCCCGGCTGGCGGCGGCGACGGACGGCGCGGCGGCGGCCTGGGTGTTCCTGGCGGCGTGGCTCGTGGGCTTCGCGCTGCTGCTCCTGCGGCGCGTGTTCCCCTCGGCGAGGCGCACGGCGGTGGCCGTGGTGGCGGCGCTGTGCCTCACCGCGGCGGTGCCGGCCGGGTTCCTGCTGGCGGCCCACATCTGGGTGCACCAGAACGTCCACGAGGCGGTGGTGCTGGCCCCCACGCTGGTGGCGCGCGAGCTGCCCCGGGCCGAAGCGCGCTCGCTCTTCGAGGTGCACGCCGGCCTGAAGGTCCAGCTCCTGGAGGAGACGGGGAAGTACGTCCGCATCCGCCTGCCCAACGGCCTGGAGGGCTGGGCCGAGCGCGACGGCGTCGCCGAAATCTAG
- a CDS encoding response regulator → MAGHAQAPFHILLVEDEPVIRELVRSMLSDGAVDVVCAAHGLEGLKLARTQPFHLILMDVVLPQLDGISVCRILKSDPATAKVPLYMLTAKAKKADVESATQAGADGYIHKPFRGAELMDLVERLRAARTDA, encoded by the coding sequence ATGGCTGGCCACGCCCAGGCACCCTTCCACATCCTGCTCGTCGAGGACGAGCCCGTCATCCGCGAGTTGGTGCGCTCCATGCTGAGCGACGGCGCGGTGGACGTGGTGTGCGCGGCGCATGGGCTGGAGGGCCTGAAGCTGGCCCGCACGCAGCCCTTCCACCTCATCCTGATGGACGTGGTGCTGCCGCAACTGGACGGCATCTCCGTGTGCCGCATCCTGAAGAGCGACCCGGCCACGGCGAAGGTGCCGCTCTACATGCTCACCGCGAAGGCGAAGAAGGCGGACGTGGAGAGCGCGACGCAGGCGGGCGCGGACGGCTACATCCACAAGCCGTTCCGGGGCGCGGAGCTGATGGACCTGGTGGAGCGGCTGCGCGCGGCGCGGACGGACGCCTAG
- a CDS encoding PilZ domain-containing protein: MMTPTGGPRTTERFHPRVEARLQVKVLLSGRTVQAQARDISMNGLFLQAHPADSQRALTIALPLPGDRELVTMCTIRRREVDGVALEFGELDWDDLIALARFLHPHLP, encoded by the coding sequence ATGATGACCCCCACTGGTGGACCCCGAACGACCGAGCGCTTCCACCCGCGCGTCGAAGCCCGGCTCCAGGTCAAGGTGCTCCTGTCGGGCCGCACCGTGCAGGCGCAGGCGCGCGACATCTCCATGAACGGGCTGTTCCTTCAGGCCCACCCTGCCGACTCGCAGCGCGCGCTCACCATCGCCCTGCCCCTGCCGGGCGACCGGGAGCTCGTCACCATGTGCACCATCCGCCGCCGCGAAGTGGACGGCGTGGCGCTGGAGTTCGGCGAGCTGGACTGGGACGACCTCATCGCCCTGGCCCGCTTCCTCCACCCGCACCTGCCCTAG
- a CDS encoding ATP-dependent helicase HrpB, whose amino-acid sequence MAIDKLGAVGGAGATPALESGRETFGKVLEGVGTPASRGVPVTTEGPPRPVKTPTEATAGLARAEGVDRAKAGCAQVTPGARLDSVQAARGQQAVEVLDRVGQAQQRLDHILKLAESGRTFSPTELLALQAHVYRASQELDLAGKVVEKATGGVKQVLQTQV is encoded by the coding sequence ATGGCCATCGACAAGCTGGGAGCCGTGGGAGGCGCGGGCGCTACACCCGCGCTGGAGTCAGGCCGGGAGACGTTCGGCAAGGTGTTGGAAGGGGTGGGCACGCCCGCGTCGCGCGGGGTGCCGGTGACGACGGAGGGCCCGCCACGCCCGGTGAAGACGCCCACCGAGGCGACCGCCGGGCTGGCGCGCGCGGAAGGCGTGGACCGGGCGAAGGCGGGCTGCGCGCAGGTGACGCCGGGAGCGCGGCTGGATTCGGTGCAGGCGGCGCGCGGTCAGCAGGCGGTGGAGGTGTTGGACAGGGTGGGGCAGGCGCAGCAGCGGCTGGACCACATCCTGAAGCTCGCCGAGTCCGGCCGCACGTTCAGCCCCACGGAGTTGCTCGCGCTCCAGGCGCACGTCTACCGCGCCAGCCAGGAGCTCGACCTCGCCGGCAAGGTCGTCGAGAAGGCCACCGGCGGCGTCAAGCAGGTCCTCCAGACCCAGGTTTGA
- a CDS encoding flagellar M-ring protein FliF, which produces MRSAPSRCLLFLLLLGASACRERIQHGLDERQANELQTVLVERGLDARKVPEPGKKPTWAIEVTDAQSSDAVRILAELGLPRLAVESGCDVFGGSGLVRSPLEEQVCRVRAMERELEKTLQTVDGVLMARVHLVVPPPPRPGQAPTPSKASAMLRSAPGSASRVRKSADTLRELIAGGVEGLSPESVSLLVDEVTTRVEAPSPRGGPVPLRLRVLLALLGALVTGLSGALVWTTLRWRHFRTLAERPPAAPPAPPTPARPVVTPASARKLA; this is translated from the coding sequence ATGCGTTCCGCTCCCTCCCGCTGTCTCCTCTTCCTCCTGCTCCTGGGCGCTTCGGCGTGCCGGGAGCGCATCCAGCACGGCCTCGACGAACGTCAGGCCAACGAGCTGCAGACGGTGCTCGTCGAGCGGGGGCTCGACGCGCGCAAGGTGCCCGAGCCGGGCAAGAAGCCCACCTGGGCCATCGAGGTGACGGACGCGCAGTCCTCGGACGCGGTGCGCATCCTGGCGGAGCTGGGGCTGCCCCGGCTCGCGGTGGAGTCCGGGTGTGACGTGTTTGGGGGCAGTGGCCTCGTGCGCTCACCGCTGGAGGAGCAGGTCTGCCGCGTCCGGGCGATGGAGCGGGAGCTGGAGAAGACGCTCCAGACGGTGGATGGGGTGCTGATGGCGAGGGTGCACCTGGTGGTTCCTCCTCCGCCGAGGCCAGGGCAGGCGCCCACGCCGTCCAAGGCGTCGGCCATGCTGCGCTCGGCGCCGGGGAGCGCCTCGCGCGTGCGCAAGTCGGCGGACACGCTGCGGGAGCTCATCGCGGGAGGCGTGGAGGGGTTGTCGCCGGAGTCGGTGTCGCTGCTGGTGGATGAGGTGACGACGCGCGTGGAGGCACCATCCCCTCGGGGAGGCCCGGTGCCGCTGCGGCTGCGGGTGCTGCTTGCGCTCCTGGGCGCCCTGGTCACGGGGCTGTCGGGCGCGCTCGTCTGGACGACGCTGCGGTGGAGGCACTTCCGCACCCTGGCGGAGAGGCCCCCCGCGGCCCCTCCGGCTCCACCGACGCCCGCGCGACCGGTGGTGACCCCCGCCTCCGCCCGCAAGCTGGCTTGA